In Candidatus Binatia bacterium, the genomic window CGAGATCGCCGTCGGGTTCCGCCTCGTGCGTCGCCTTCCAGAGTGCGCTCACGTAGGCCAGTGTCGCGGCATCCGGCTCGCTCGGCGCCAAGACCAAGCCTTCCCCGGCGAGTTGGATCGCCTGCCATCGGTCGTTCTCGCGCGTGAGCACGACGATCGCCTTCTGACCGCCGGCGTAGCGCATCGGCGACAGCGCATTGCCAAGCGCGAACTCCTCTGGGGGGACGACCCCCCCGAGCGACCGGATGCGTCGCATCTGCGTCCGGGACGCCGGCGCATCCTCGGTCGCGGCCGTGACCTCGACCAGGACCACACCTTCGGACCGAGCGAGAAGATCCACGAGACTCCCACCAACCGCCCGAAGATGTGCACCCGCCGCTGCAGCACCGAGGAACACTGCACAGCAGACCCCCGCGCGGATCAGCGCAAGGCGTCGCACGCCGCGATCCCGTCGGTGGCGCCAGCGCCGGCAAGAAGCTCGACGGCGGTACACGTCACGTACGCACTGATCTCGACTCCCACCGACAACGTCTCGTGGTAGTGGTCGGGCACGCGACGACGCGGGTAGTCCGGGTCGTACGGCTGGTCCCGACACGGGTCCTCCGCCTCATCGAAGATGACCGCCGGGTAGTAGTCGTACTGCGGCACGATATACCCGATCTCGTCCGGGGACACTCCGATCACCATGCGGTACGGCGCCGTCATCGCGTCGCGGATCGAAGGCTCCGACGGCAGGCCCGTGTCGGCCTCGGGGCAGTCCGTCCGGCGGTGGCTCTCGACGCCGAGGTAGAGCTCGGGGAACACCTCGCCGGGGACGGTCACCATCTGGACCTGGGGGTCTCCGGCTCCGTTGCGAAGCGTGACCGCGTACTGCTCCGCCGGGCCGCAGAGGCCGTCGGCCCCTGGGCACAGAGCCGGGTCGTAGACGTCCGGATCCAGATCGAGGATGCCGAGCTCGCGGCCGAGCTCGAAGGTCATGTTCGACGCGGCGAACCGATACGTCGCGCCGACGATATCGATCTCCGCCACGTCGATGCTCTCGGCCGTGCCCAACTCCCGCGCGACGACCCCCCCCACGAGGCGACCGATCCGCTCGGTACGAGCGAACCCGAGATCGCTGCGATCGTCGAACTCGTTGCTGCCGTCGGGATTGCGGGCGGTCGCTCCACCGACACAGGTGTCGCCCACGATCTCGGTCGCACCCATGTCGGCAGTGACGTAAACCGCCGTTCCGCCGAGGGCGCCTTCTACTTCGTCGCGCAGGTAGTGCACAAAATCGGAGCTGACTTGCTCGTTGTCAGATTCGAGCGACTCAGGGTGCGTCGACCAATTGATGAAGGTCGCGATCACGTCCCCGCCCGGTGCTTCGAACGCCAAGGCGCGGATCTCGTCGTCGAAGATGAACGGCGGCCGACAGCCGGTGCGCACCTGCATCCCGACGAGGTCTGGGCTTCGCTCCGGATCGGTCGCCATCACCCGGACCCGGCCGACGTCCGTGAGCGACGCGACGGCTGCCGTGATCCCGCGCGCGACCTGCCTGTCGACGAAGCTCATGTACATCGGGAACTTCCCGTCGACCACGGTATCCGGGCCCCAGAGCCCCAGCGCATCGGGCCCCTCGTGGTTGTGGGTGCTGGAGTAGATGAAGTGCGTCACCCCGTGATCGGCGCCGAGCATCGCCTCGGCGTGAGCGAAGCCGTAGTAGCTGCCGAACTTGAGCTCGCCGATCAGGTCGACCGACACGAACGCAACGCGGGTCGCGCCGTCATCGAGAACGAGGACCCGCGCCCACAGATCGTCGTGACAGCCCTTCGCGACACGGTCGGCACCGAAGCCCGCCATGTAGATGCCGTCGTACTTCCCGGCCGAACCCGAATCGAGGGCTTCATTCCCGGGGTGATCGTCGAAGCTCTCGCCGGCGTCGAACCGACCGTTGCCGTTCGCATCGTCGTAGATCTCGCCCCACACGCCCGTACCGGTGACGGGCCCGGTCCAATCGGCGTTGTCGCCACACGGCGTGATCGGGATCGCCGCCACGCCCACGCGCAGGGACGAGGGCGAGGCAACGCTCGCAACCTCTGTGTCGGAACAACCGATCACGAGCAGCAGAACACCGGCCAGAACCAGGGGGATGACTCGTTGACACGCCATCCTCACGGATTAGACCCAGCGAGGACGTGGAAGCAAGGCGCACGTGCCACGTCGGGCCACGACTCCCTCAGGCACACACCGGCGGCAGCCGGTCTCTCCAGGGCTGCGCTTCCTCGAGCTGCGCGGCGACGCGGATCAGCACGTCCTCGCGCCCGAGCGCACCCACCAGCTGAACCCCCACCGGCAACCCGTCGCTCGTCCAGTGCAGCGGCAGGGACACCGCCGGCTGACCGGTGAGATTGAACGCCGGCGTATAGGGTAGCAAAGATAGAATTCGAGCCATCCCCTCCATGGGATTTTCGAGATCCGCACCACCGAGCCAGCCGATCTTCGGTGGCGGTATGGCGATCGTCGGCGTCACGAGGACATCGAAGTCGTTCCACCACTGCCCCGCCTCGCGAGTGTACATGCCGAGCCACTTCATGTGATTGACGTAGTCTCCCGCGGTCTGGGCTCGGCCGCCCTCCGCGAGGGCCCAGGTGATAGGCTCGACATCCTCTTCCCGGATCTCGGCGCCGGCGGCCGTGCCCCATTCGTTCAAAGCGGAGGCGACCCACGCGCCCACGATACCGCTGAACCCGCCCGCCTGTTCCGCGGACCGATCCAGCACCGCGGGATGCGACGCCTCCACGTGATGCCCCAGCTGCTCCAGGAGCTTCCCCGCACCGGCCACGGCCTGCACGCACTCCGAGTGCACCTCGGCGATCCCACCGGGGAAGTCAGACCACACGCCGATCCGCAGGCGGCCCGGCGACGCCCCGACCTCCTCTCCGAAGGGTCGCAGCTGCGGCGGCGCCGCGTAGGGATCGCCCGGCATCGGCCCGGCGACGCAATCGAGAATCTGGGCGGTGTCGCGGACGCTCACGCTGACGACGTGGTTCGCGACGAGCCCACTCCAGTACTCGCCGTACTGAGGTCCGACCGACACTCTGCCCCGCGACGGCTTGAGGCCGACCAGCCCGCACTCGCTGGCCGGGATACGAATGGATCCACCGCCGTCCGCAGCGTGAGCCGCGGGGACCAGGCGCGCCGCAACGGCGGCGCCGGATCCCCCACTCGAGCCCCCGGTGGAGTGCTCCGTGTTCCACGGGTTGCGCGCCGGGCCATATGCCTCGGGCTCCGTCGTCACCGTGAGCCCGAGCTCGGGCGTATTCGTCTTTCCGACAGGGACGAACCCGGCCGTCAGAATCTTGTCGACGTAGTACGCGTTCTGCGGGGCCACGTAGTTGCGCTCCTTGAGGAAACGCATCCCCGCGTGGAAAGGCGCCCCCGCGAGCGGCGCGTCGAGATCCTTCAGGAGGAAGGGCACGCCGCGAAACGGCCCGTCCGGAAGCTCCCCCCGGGCCGCGTCACGAGCACTGTCGAAGAGGCTGTGGATGACCGCGTTGAGGGCAGGATTCAGCTCCTCGATCCGGCCGATGGCCGCCTCGACGAGCTCCATAGGGGAAGCATGGCCGCGGCGGACGAGCTCCGCCTGCGCCACCGCGTCGAGGTGGGAAAATTGGTCGGCCATCGGATTCCTCGCTTTCGGGGACAAGAAGACGTCTGGATGGCTATATCGCAGCCTCCCGACGTCAGGTCCATCGGTCCGATGGGGGCTGCGCTCGGACCGTTCGGGCCATCGGAAGCAAGCGATCGAAGACTGTTGTTGACCGGCCGAAACAGCTTCCGTAGCTTCACTTTTACCGGGTCATCGTTCGCTCCGCCCACCGGGCCACCGAATCATCTTGGAACCTCTTTCGAATCTGGACCGCGTCGCGGGCAGGCTGAACCGCCTCGCCCTGCAGCGCGCGATCTACCGAACGCTGGGGCTCGCTCTCCTGTCGGCAGCTCTCCTTGCGCCCGCCGCACTCTGGCTCTCCGGCAGCACCTTCCTCGCCGTGTTCGCCGGCCTCGTCGCCCTTTGCCTGGGCGTCGCGACCGGTTCGTTCTGGACTCTCCGGTCCCACTGGGCGAAGCGCGCGGAAGCGGCCAGGTGGGTGGAGCACGAGGTCGATCTCGACGAGCGCCTTCTCACCCTCGTGAGTGCACCTGACGAGCTACGGAAAACACCGCTGTGGGCCGAGCTCGAAACGGACAACGCCCAGCATCTCGACGATTGGCAGAACGAGAAGCTCAACATCCCCGCCGTCCCGGCGAACGTGATCCTGCTGGCGGTCGGTCTGATCGTGGCGATCCTCGCGCTGGCGCCGGGAGGTGGCGACGCCGACTTGCCTCCACCGCCGCCCAGCTTCCTCGCGGACGCCGAGGAGCCCCCGCTTCGCTCGGGCGCGGTTCCGGTGCCGGGCACCGCCAAGGCCGCTGGCGAACTCTCCGGGGACGGGGTGACCGAAGAAGGCGACGCGCCCGGCATGGCCGCGAGCAACCTCACGGCGGTGAAGGCCCAACTCGGTGAGCGGTTCGCCAAGTCCTTCGTCGCTTCGCAGCTGGGCGGCGGTGGCCAGAAGGAAGAATCGGACGGCGAAGAAGCCACGGGGATGCGCGGCGACCTCCCGGAGTCCGACATGGGCGACTCGAACAACAACGAGGGCGGCATGACGCCGCCCGAAGGTCTCGGTCACATCGTTCAGGACGACGCCGACGACGGCGGACAGACCGTTCGCCGCTTCGAAGCCGAGGGCGGCGGAGGCACGACCGGCTCCTCCCAGGGCGGCGTTCGCAAGGGCGAGGCCCCCGAGCAGGGTGAGGCGAGCGGCTCTCCCTCCGAGAGCGACGGCGAAGAGAGCGAACGAGACCCCGACGCCCCCGTGATGGTGTCCGAGGACGACACCAAGATGGTCCCGGGCTCCGGCGGCTCCGGGCCAGGCGACATGCCGGGCACCGGTCCGCTCCTCGCGGGCTCCCCCCTCGACCTCAGTGGCGGTCGGCGCGTCGCGCGCTTCTCGCTCGCGCTCGGTGCCATGTCCGACACCGATCCGAACGGCGAGGGCGGAACCATCGACAGCGACGTATACAGCCACATCGCCGAAGGCGAGCGGGGCGAGCAGGAATCCGACGCCGGCGTTCGGCATGAATCCATCCCTCCCGAGTACGAGACCGTGATCAAACGCGTTTTTGAAAGGAACACATGACCGCACAAGCAGCCGACACCGGAGAGCTCCCGACCCCCGCCGAATTCGCGAAGGCCTTCGAGGCGGTCGAGAAAGAGATCGGCAAGATCATCGTCGGCCACACCGAAGCGCTTCGCCAGATCCTCGTCGCCTTCTTCGGCGGCGGGCACGTCCTGATCGAAGGTGTCCCCGGCATCGGCAAGACGTTGATCGTTCGCTGCCTGGGCGAGGCACTGGGCCTCAGCTTCTCGCGCGTGCAGTTCACGATCGACCTGATGCCCGCAGACGTCACGGGAACCCGGATCCTCGAGGAGTCCGCCGGCGGCGGGCGCACCATGAACTTCGTGAAGGGACCCTTGTTCGCGAACGTGATGCTCGCCGACGAGATCAACCGCGCCACGCCGAAGACCCAGTCGGCGCTGCTCGAGGCAATGGCCGAGTTGCAGGTCACCGTCGCGGGCACCACCCACCCGCTACCCTCACCGTTCTTCGTCCTCGCCACGCTGAACCCGATCGAGATGGAGGGCACCTATCCGTTGCCCGAGGCCCAGCTCGATCGCTTCCTGTTCAAGGTCCCCCTCGCGTACCCCAGCGTCGAAGAAATCCGGGAGATCGTCCGGGAGACCACCGGCGCCGTCGAGGAGAAGATCGAGCCGGTGTTCGACGTCGAACCCGACAAGCGGGTGAACCAGCTCCGCCGGCTCGTGCGCCAGGTCATCGTCGCACCGGAGGTCGAGAACTA contains:
- a CDS encoding amidase; this encodes MADQFSHLDAVAQAELVRRGHASPMELVEAAIGRIEELNPALNAVIHSLFDSARDAARGELPDGPFRGVPFLLKDLDAPLAGAPFHAGMRFLKERNYVAPQNAYYVDKILTAGFVPVGKTNTPELGLTVTTEPEAYGPARNPWNTEHSTGGSSGGSGAAVAARLVPAAHAADGGGSIRIPASECGLVGLKPSRGRVSVGPQYGEYWSGLVANHVVSVSVRDTAQILDCVAGPMPGDPYAAPPQLRPFGEEVGASPGRLRIGVWSDFPGGIAEVHSECVQAVAGAGKLLEQLGHHVEASHPAVLDRSAEQAGGFSGIVGAWVASALNEWGTAAGAEIREEDVEPITWALAEGGRAQTAGDYVNHMKWLGMYTREAGQWWNDFDVLVTPTIAIPPPKIGWLGGADLENPMEGMARILSLLPYTPAFNLTGQPAVSLPLHWTSDGLPVGVQLVGALGREDVLIRVAAQLEEAQPWRDRLPPVCA
- a CDS encoding MoxR family ATPase, which encodes MTAQAADTGELPTPAEFAKAFEAVEKEIGKIIVGHTEALRQILVAFFGGGHVLIEGVPGIGKTLIVRCLGEALGLSFSRVQFTIDLMPADVTGTRILEESAGGGRTMNFVKGPLFANVMLADEINRATPKTQSALLEAMAELQVTVAGTTHPLPSPFFVLATLNPIEMEGTYPLPEAQLDRFLFKVPLAYPSVEEIREIVRETTGAVEEKIEPVFDVEPDKRVNQLRRLVRQVIVAPEVENYVAHLVRETVPEVTEDDRVKRYVSFGSSPRGAQSLVLGAKVMALLAGRVNVAFADVESVAPVALSHRMVLNFAAEAEGITPRSIIEHLLEFGKKWQR